A part of Anolis carolinensis isolate JA03-04 unplaced genomic scaffold, rAnoCar3.1.pri scaffold_10, whole genome shotgun sequence genomic DNA contains:
- the LOC134293779 gene encoding uncharacterized protein LOC134293779, whose protein sequence is MSGEGDQSLNGAERPLPGARPLGEETLQAIASSTGYPRPNGVTQRIPRGGRGVSAAAETSWGSGGSMPETVALRLSILETNLSRLSETVGRLVPLLEENLQKEPTRYGAEREPSKEEAWSQRGQRASTQSPVAARGEGDEEYWQELEFRDRMAREVERQQALGTLRPPTPTGLPTPRMGVGVERPLGPGIGSSGLADEGGEEPEIQEEEEDVPYDEGRRGAGATARPAFGWVEGPTAAAEFREPRGTTAGVGRGVFKGAVQGNPMQPFPMPPRQHQRAAEWMQRREELKLEYGGESSELNFFLISIRGYMEDNAHTFPSEGSMVRAIGNTLKRGAASWYVQLHARRDPCLRSVPRFLAALENRFRDRLEQLRARDQLKGIKQRDKTVPDYAEEFLHLAERVPEWSEVTKVEIFKEGLRPEVFSWAAHRDDPETLQGWIQLAGRVESTLAQVKRFRGGGGQQRPVVRGRGETRKQERPGGRPGIPFKGDDNKPKPGCFVCGKTGHRAAECWARKGEPPKPSKPKPAAGRRAEEEVRAPESPERLNCDERSTEEEDGEKEGAMSWNQVPGLNFQALDLES, encoded by the exons atgagtggagaaggcgatcaaagcctaaatggagcagagaggcctttgccaggggcccggccgttgggggaagagacgctgcaagccatagcttcctctacggggtaccccaggccgaacggcgtgacccagaggattcccagaggaggaagaggcgtctctgcggctgcagaaaccagttggggatctggaggaagcatgccggagaccgtggccctgcggttatcaatcctggaaactaatttatccaggctgtcggaaaccgtggggaggttggtgccactattggaagagaatctccagaaggagcccacccgatatggcgccgagagagagccaagtaaagaagaagcttggagccagaggggccagcgcgcctcaacgcagagccccgtggcggcgaggggcgagggggatgaggaatactggcaggagctggagttccgagacagaatggcgcgcgaagtggagcgccagcaagctctgggaactctgaggccgccaactccaacaggacttccaaccccccgaatgggcgtcggggtggaaagaccactggggccagggatcgggtccagtggattggcggacgaaggcggagaggagccggagatccaggaagaggaggaggatgtgccgtacgacgagggaaggcgaggtgcgggggctacagcgaggcccgcattcggatgggtggaagggccgacagcagcggcagaatttcgggagccgcgcggaacgaccgccggagtggggcgcggcgtgttcaaaggggccgtccaaggaaacccgatgcaacccttccccatgcctcccagacagcatcaacgggccgcagaatggatgcaaaggagggaagagctcaaactggaatacggaggggaatcatctgaactgaactttttcctcattagcatcagaggatatatggaagacaatgcacacacattcccctccgaaggaagcatggttcgggccatcggcaacacactaaagagaggagcagccagctggtatgtgcaactacatgccagacgcgacccgtgcctgaggtcagtaccccgcttcctcgccgcactggaaaaccggttcagagaccggctagagcaattgagggctcgagaccagcttaaaggaataaagcagagggacaaaacggtgcccgattacgcagaggaattcctccatctcgcggaaagggtgccagagtggtctgaagtgaccaaagtggagatattcaaagagggactacgccctgAGGTTTTcagttgggcagcgcacagagacgacccagaaacactccagggctggatacaactagcggggcgcgtcgaatccaccctggcccaagtaaagcgtttcaggggcggcggcggccagcaaagacccgtggtgaggggtcgaggagaaacgaggaagcaggaaaggcccggagggaggccggggatccccttcaaaggagatgacaacaaacccaagccgggatgctttgtatgtgggaagacgggccatcgagcagcagaatgttgggcccggaagggggagccgccaaaaccctcaaagcccaagccagcagccgggagacgagcggaggaggaggtgcgagccccagaatctccggaaaggctg aattgtgatgaaagaagcaccgaagaggaggatggagaaaaagagggcgccatgtcatggaaccaagtcccagggctgaatttccaagccctggacttggagtcataa